A region of Chitinophaga flava DNA encodes the following proteins:
- a CDS encoding aminoglycoside 6-adenylyltransferase → MNKAKEEIVNRITQWGTATKDVSCIVVAGSHARKNHPPDEFSDIDIVIFSSNVRFYERNFDWIHEIGEPVLFFNDQLSRNITGRKVYFSNGVGLDIFFLDERAIFWSYQYAKASEKKWLFALLPGPLKKMMQGAVRFFTEYIRRGFYCMVDKGRYGARLDYVNTTFPFRQEGFKREKLEHTINLFWRYALHTAMNLQRKDYLHAKLTCDHGMKKTLLVLIEIYTKIRQGRDYDTWHHARFLEQWAEPFIVEQLPHIYGHYEIVDAWKAMEATAALFSEITRRIMQEMPDLQLLNPEAHVREWTAAMNTREGVLL, encoded by the coding sequence ATGAACAAAGCGAAAGAAGAAATTGTGAACAGAATCACGCAGTGGGGTACAGCCACGAAAGATGTATCCTGTATCGTGGTTGCCGGATCTCACGCCAGAAAGAATCATCCGCCGGATGAATTTTCTGATATTGATATTGTCATCTTTTCCAGTAATGTCAGATTCTATGAAAGGAACTTTGACTGGATCCATGAAATAGGAGAGCCGGTGTTGTTTTTCAATGATCAGTTGTCCCGCAATATTACCGGCAGGAAAGTGTATTTCTCCAATGGGGTAGGGCTGGATATTTTTTTCCTGGATGAAAGGGCTATCTTCTGGTCTTATCAATATGCAAAAGCCAGCGAAAAAAAATGGCTGTTTGCTTTGTTACCGGGGCCTCTCAAAAAAATGATGCAGGGAGCGGTACGTTTCTTTACAGAGTATATCCGCCGCGGATTTTATTGTATGGTGGACAAAGGAAGGTATGGCGCCCGGCTGGACTATGTTAATACTACCTTCCCGTTCCGGCAGGAAGGGTTTAAGCGGGAGAAGCTGGAGCATACGATCAATCTCTTCTGGCGCTATGCATTGCATACCGCCATGAACCTGCAGCGGAAGGATTATCTGCATGCCAAACTTACCTGTGATCATGGGATGAAAAAAACACTGCTGGTGCTGATTGAAATATACACGAAAATCAGGCAGGGTCGGGACTACGACACCTGGCACCATGCGCGTTTCCTCGAGCAATGGGCAGAGCCTTTTATTGTGGAGCAGCTGCCGCATATCTACGGGCACTATGAAATAGTGGATGCCTGGAAAGCTATGGAGGCAACAGCGGCATTGTTCAGCGAAATTACCCGTCGCATTATGCAGGAAATGCCGGATCTGCAGCTCCTCAATCCCGAAGCCCATGTGAGGGAATGGACGGCAGCCATGAATACCCGGGAAGGGGTGTTGCTATAA
- a CDS encoding non-ribosomal peptide synthetase gives MSDFAKAVGILNTAREKGIDIFLEEGRLRFRVPRGKNIDASFLERLKAHKDSLLHFLHHNPAGTEATVAGSILPARAQHSGHIPLSYSQERLWTLDRLKGSTEYHLFNSYQCEDEREAASIVFALNEMVNRHEVLRTVIKAENGIPYQVVLPRNSWQDRHYSVADVTAEMLAEKVEAAQRRPFDLAADHMLRATLFRIRDKGCLLIVVMHHIAADGWSEGILLQETGALYQAHRNGTVATLAPLPLQYADYAIWQRSYLTGEVLEKRLTYWKEQLAGVASQGALLPYTRSLAADNSGHAGEFETTPELTTALNALARQEGVTPFMLLLAACKVLLYKYSGQTDISVGTPAANRAQKETEPLIGFFINTLVLRSDLGGNPAFTSLLAQIKHTTLKAYEYQDVPFEKIVEQLAPERKGNVNPLFQVMFDLQNAPGAGALQQSNTAAAGETIRYGTEMTKFDLSVSISERNGRFRVKVKSHPGIFDISALTGFCRHYEELLLAIIQDPGSAIDRLRILTTADRDRILQVFNDTALPVPEHVTIPDLLHAQLTLTPDHIALVAGPETWTYARLHAMADQLALYLQTYRQIGIGDLVGIRLERDSWMIIALLGVLKAGAAYVPVDVDYPADRVKFILEDSCCKVVIDKELLQHFSEAALPAGATPVPAGCTPDEMAYVIYTSGSTGQPKGVMVEHRSVVNLITAQLQQFGINDSDNILQFSNIAFDASVEQILLALCSGARLTLVDKATRIDPELLAAFIHTQGVTHIHMVPAMLKTLPVRHYPTLRRVIAGGDSCPLTLAAVWGQSYAFYNEYGPTETTVTSTVYRYEKTTEDQPVLSIGRPLGNTVIYILDAGRQLVPPGVPGEIYIGGKGVARGYLHRPELTAQKFVADPFVPGARMYRTGDLGKWLPDGNLLFMGRNDEQVKIRGYRIELGEIEEVLRSHAAVRDAVVAVKDNAGVPARLAAFIIPEEDCDKTILREWLKTKLPDYMVPASITSLPAFPLNANGKVDRKALPDAAIPAPAAIVQEGPRTEAEQLLAGIWCALLKVPAVGIHDNFFELGGDSITSIQLVSRVNRYGYSLHPQDVFEGQTIARLAVKLQEQQLLQPVAEQGLLTGSVALLPIQRWFLERDYPQRSHFSQAQLFQLDKAIQLPWLVAVIQALARQHDALRLTYSRNEEGWYQYYGDRIPEVVVEDLTAVPAAAFSETVTAICNRYRRQLDIHTGCMIQAVYLQTPAYADANRFFLAIHHLAVDGVSWRILLQQFQDALITIADGGTIHLGTKSNSYREWADMLTRYATTDAVMSQLGYWETIVHAYTPLSLNNTNGATPLRTERDKLYHTVRLEKGLTTALLQEVNQAYHTTINDILLAALAATCCHLTGNEQVVVGMEGHGREYIDRGMDVSNTVGWFTTEYPLLLMATRDMDPASLVIGIKEQLRQVPQKGIGYGLLRYLHPDAAIRSRLAGGKWDMVFNYLGQVDNIIAGNSRIAQATEHKGENFDPSYPSTALMDISGIIRGGELILHWGYAGADHDPAVVANWADQYLHHLEHIIAHCRQVATPVATPSDYGLAPEIGYQELAAFLRRAEKAQGTIVDMYKLSPLQKGLLFHHQYDEHDKAYLEQMCVDFPEGLEVDSFIHAWNHIIKEHTILRSSFVGDVFEIPVQCVYSEATIPCTVISLLHLDAAAQQQELARIQQEDLARGMDFTRAPLMRITLIQLSAQAYKMIWTHHHIILDGWSNPVLLSGFMRAYAAFAAGNTPLLQPEDRYSDYIRYIGKSDPQRAQTFWKEYLFGLADKTQLPFTGADATARNRGGSRIAYQQLLLDSTQTGKIRQFCQELQITVNTFIQGVWSLLLSRYTGSADTVFGVVVAGRPADLEQVEQRVGLYINNLPLRSVIQQDQTVAAWLKAIQQGHTAAREHQYVALSDIQRWGGFSGDFYDTVLIFQNYPAYTEQEGPQLLKAGKKQLDERTNYLLTLMVSSHDELKFTLGYNSELLDEGYVERIKGHIGVVIAGLLSAPEANPAAIQVLTPQEEHQLLHDFRGPVATYDMEVTLTGMWREQVQKAPQQTALICEGREISCRELDERSDQLARYLQEQYGCDHTRMIGISLPGGEWLVTVILAVLKTGAGYVPMDTALPEDRIRFMLSDAGCHLLVNQDFVDAFAARQQDFQAGAPVIPTAISDTLAVIYTSGSTSIPKGVILSHRNMLNRLYWMWETYPFGLGETACLKTSISFVDHLWELLGALLKGVPLLVVPKQVMIDTDLFIRQLATWKVTRLVLVTSLLKEILAHSEAHTLSALQYWTCSGEVLPLKVVKDFYATYQERILFNIWGSTELTADATCYNLSEAPPGEAYAAALTGTIIGRPLTNYKLYILSETLSLLPVGVIGQICVAGAGVAGGYLNQPELTADRFVPNPFEPEGWLYLSGDMGRWLPDGCVEIIGRKDSQVKIQGNRVELAEVENILLQQRDLLLEAAADTREWKGQPILVAYVIPVGTLQKEALRERLEQVLPAYMIPACFVEVSMLPLTVSGKVNRRALPDVTEADILKKAYVQPRNVREQALATAWQGVLGLTEVSITDNFYALGGNSLRAMQVVARLKQEGWLLGIVQLLKNPQINDLAAYLQPLAAAPAVLQEDDMAAAPLSASQATYCNGNGYVHASGTFSLQLQPYDRQRWTAALQALLADMAVLRMRVHVSGKIIRQQPVAATDFIPDMTFLEKSAYSEDALNALLQEARATPFDLENARGMRIYVCEAGDTAMVYIMIHHVLTDDISNKLLCRQLEALYYQSETAPLNGLGNQVFTHALQQWLASREGLEQQQRWMDILATATAQAPVFRMPVTADAQVATHHLRIPAATYTQISRYCARAGVTVSSWMLAVTGCFQYLVYPQMSSWLMNIITDGREVPMAGFDAGPAVGQFSNIIPVCLSLEKNMTFSSFLQHTHQAHLTTRALQQVPGALLHDSFRQQQGTALQQYLAGLFNYRERTDRLLPATPPPADNSARREDYPLQLKCDVYQDGLLLNIRTAGDLFPDITLLQQLITRLSAPDFTDVPVSELLATISMASIF, from the coding sequence ATGAGTGATTTTGCAAAAGCTGTAGGTATCCTGAACACCGCCCGTGAAAAGGGTATAGATATCTTCCTGGAAGAAGGCAGACTAAGGTTCCGCGTGCCCCGGGGAAAAAATATAGATGCCAGCTTCCTGGAACGTTTGAAAGCACACAAGGACAGCCTGCTGCATTTCCTGCATCATAATCCGGCAGGAACGGAAGCTACGGTGGCAGGCAGCATATTGCCTGCGCGTGCGCAGCATAGCGGGCATATTCCGCTTTCCTATTCCCAGGAACGTTTATGGACCCTGGACCGTTTGAAGGGAAGCACAGAATATCACCTGTTTAACTCCTATCAGTGTGAAGATGAAAGGGAAGCTGCGTCGATTGTCTTTGCCCTGAATGAAATGGTGAACCGGCATGAAGTGTTGCGCACGGTTATAAAAGCTGAAAACGGTATTCCCTACCAGGTGGTATTACCACGTAACAGCTGGCAGGACCGGCATTATAGTGTAGCAGACGTCACTGCCGAAATGCTGGCGGAAAAGGTGGAGGCAGCACAGCGCCGGCCCTTTGACCTGGCAGCAGACCATATGCTTCGGGCTACCCTGTTCCGTATAAGGGACAAGGGCTGCCTGCTGATCGTGGTCATGCATCATATTGCTGCAGATGGCTGGTCAGAAGGAATCCTGCTACAGGAAACGGGTGCGCTCTATCAGGCGCATCGTAACGGTACCGTGGCAACGTTGGCGCCTTTACCGCTGCAGTATGCCGATTATGCCATCTGGCAGCGTAGTTACCTGACTGGTGAAGTGTTGGAAAAGCGATTGACCTATTGGAAAGAGCAACTGGCAGGTGTTGCCAGTCAGGGAGCGCTGTTGCCCTATACCCGGTCGCTGGCGGCTGACAATAGCGGACATGCCGGTGAGTTTGAAACAACACCGGAACTGACAACAGCCTTAAACGCCCTGGCCAGGCAAGAAGGAGTTACCCCCTTCATGCTGTTACTGGCCGCCTGTAAGGTATTGCTCTATAAATACAGCGGACAAACGGATATCAGTGTGGGGACTCCTGCGGCCAACAGGGCGCAGAAAGAAACAGAACCCCTGATCGGTTTTTTCATCAATACCCTGGTGCTGCGCAGTGATCTGGGTGGCAACCCTGCTTTTACCTCCTTGTTAGCGCAGATAAAACATACGACGCTGAAAGCCTATGAATATCAGGATGTGCCTTTTGAGAAAATAGTGGAACAGCTGGCGCCTGAAAGAAAAGGAAATGTGAATCCGTTGTTTCAGGTGATGTTTGACCTGCAAAATGCTCCGGGCGCCGGCGCGCTGCAGCAAAGCAATACGGCTGCTGCCGGGGAAACTATTCGTTATGGTACCGAGATGACCAAGTTTGATCTTTCCGTTAGTATCAGCGAAAGAAATGGCCGGTTCCGGGTGAAGGTAAAAAGTCACCCCGGCATTTTTGATATCTCCGCCTTAACTGGTTTCTGCCGGCATTATGAGGAGCTGTTGCTGGCTATTATACAAGATCCCGGTAGCGCGATTGACCGCCTGCGCATCCTGACGACGGCGGATCGGGACAGGATATTACAGGTGTTTAACGACACTGCCCTGCCTGTTCCGGAGCATGTTACCATTCCCGATCTGTTGCATGCACAGCTGACACTGACACCTGATCATATTGCCCTGGTAGCAGGGCCGGAAACATGGACCTATGCCCGGCTGCATGCCATGGCAGACCAGCTGGCCCTTTACCTGCAAACATACCGGCAGATAGGCATCGGCGACCTGGTAGGTATCCGGTTGGAACGTGACAGCTGGATGATCATCGCCTTGTTAGGTGTCCTGAAAGCAGGTGCAGCGTATGTGCCCGTGGACGTAGATTATCCTGCTGACCGGGTGAAGTTTATACTGGAAGATAGCTGCTGTAAAGTAGTGATAGATAAGGAGCTGCTGCAGCATTTCAGCGAGGCAGCCCTGCCGGCAGGAGCTACACCTGTTCCTGCAGGATGTACGCCGGACGAGATGGCCTATGTCATCTATACCTCCGGTTCTACCGGCCAACCCAAGGGTGTTATGGTAGAACACCGTTCTGTGGTAAACCTGATTACAGCGCAGCTGCAGCAGTTTGGTATTAATGACAGCGATAATATCCTGCAGTTCTCCAACATCGCCTTTGATGCCTCTGTAGAGCAGATACTACTGGCTTTATGCAGCGGGGCGAGACTGACCTTGGTGGATAAGGCCACCCGTATAGATCCGGAACTGCTGGCTGCCTTCATTCATACACAGGGGGTGACGCATATCCATATGGTGCCCGCCATGCTGAAAACCTTGCCAGTAAGACATTATCCCACCCTGCGACGTGTTATAGCGGGCGGCGACAGCTGCCCCCTGACATTGGCGGCCGTCTGGGGACAATCATATGCGTTCTATAACGAGTACGGCCCTACGGAAACAACGGTCACCTCCACCGTATACCGCTACGAAAAGACAACGGAAGACCAGCCGGTATTGTCTATCGGACGGCCGCTGGGCAATACGGTTATCTATATCCTGGATGCCGGACGACAGCTGGTGCCTCCTGGCGTACCGGGCGAAATATATATAGGCGGCAAAGGAGTGGCCAGGGGATATCTGCACCGGCCGGAGCTGACCGCACAAAAATTTGTGGCCGATCCTTTTGTCCCGGGTGCGCGTATGTATCGTACCGGTGACCTGGGAAAATGGCTGCCAGACGGCAACCTGTTGTTTATGGGCCGCAATGATGAGCAGGTAAAGATCCGGGGATATCGTATTGAGCTGGGAGAGATAGAAGAAGTGCTGCGTTCCCATGCAGCTGTACGGGATGCAGTAGTAGCCGTGAAAGATAATGCCGGCGTGCCTGCGCGGCTGGCGGCCTTTATCATACCGGAAGAGGACTGTGATAAAACCATCCTCCGGGAATGGTTGAAAACAAAGCTGCCGGATTACATGGTGCCGGCTTCCATTACTTCGCTGCCTGCCTTTCCGTTGAATGCCAACGGCAAGGTTGACAGAAAGGCGCTGCCGGATGCAGCAATACCTGCACCGGCTGCCATCGTGCAGGAAGGCCCGCGTACCGAAGCAGAACAACTGCTCGCCGGTATATGGTGTGCGTTGCTGAAAGTACCTGCAGTAGGGATACACGATAATTTTTTTGAACTGGGCGGTGATTCCATCACCAGTATACAGCTGGTCAGCCGTGTGAATCGTTATGGTTATTCCCTGCATCCGCAGGATGTTTTTGAGGGGCAGACCATTGCCCGGTTGGCTGTGAAGCTGCAGGAGCAGCAATTGCTGCAGCCTGTGGCAGAACAGGGATTGCTGACAGGCAGTGTAGCGTTGTTACCTATACAGCGCTGGTTCCTGGAAAGAGACTATCCGCAGCGGTCGCATTTTAGTCAGGCGCAGTTATTCCAACTGGATAAAGCGATACAGCTACCCTGGCTGGTGGCTGTCATACAGGCACTCGCCCGGCAACACGATGCCTTGCGGCTTACATACAGCCGCAACGAGGAGGGCTGGTACCAATACTACGGGGATAGGATACCGGAGGTCGTCGTAGAAGATCTCACGGCTGTACCGGCTGCCGCATTCAGTGAAACGGTAACGGCTATCTGTAACCGATACCGCCGCCAGCTCGATATTCATACCGGCTGCATGATACAGGCAGTATACCTGCAAACACCAGCCTATGCTGATGCCAACAGGTTCTTCCTCGCCATACACCACCTCGCCGTAGACGGTGTATCCTGGCGTATTCTATTGCAACAGTTTCAGGATGCGCTGATCACTATTGCCGATGGTGGGACCATCCATCTGGGTACCAAAAGCAATTCCTACCGGGAGTGGGCGGATATGCTTACCCGTTATGCCACCACAGATGCTGTGATGTCGCAGCTGGGATATTGGGAGACTATCGTACATGCCTATACGCCTTTATCACTGAATAATACAAATGGCGCAACGCCGCTACGGACAGAGCGTGACAAACTATATCATACAGTAAGGCTGGAAAAAGGCCTGACAACTGCCTTGTTGCAGGAAGTAAACCAGGCCTATCATACCACCATCAATGATATCCTGCTGGCGGCGCTGGCCGCCACCTGCTGCCACCTGACCGGTAATGAGCAGGTAGTGGTAGGTATGGAAGGCCATGGCCGTGAATATATTGACCGTGGTATGGATGTAAGCAATACCGTAGGCTGGTTTACCACAGAGTACCCGCTGTTGCTCATGGCTACCCGTGATATGGATCCGGCCAGTCTGGTTATTGGCATCAAAGAGCAGTTGCGGCAGGTACCGCAAAAGGGTATTGGCTATGGTCTTCTGCGCTACCTGCATCCGGATGCTGCCATCCGTAGCCGGCTGGCAGGTGGGAAGTGGGATATGGTATTCAACTACCTTGGGCAGGTAGATAATATTATCGCAGGCAATAGCCGTATTGCCCAGGCCACGGAGCATAAGGGAGAAAACTTTGATCCGTCCTATCCGTCCACGGCGCTGATGGATATTTCAGGTATTATCAGGGGAGGAGAACTAATCCTGCACTGGGGATATGCCGGGGCAGATCATGATCCCGCGGTGGTAGCCAATTGGGCGGATCAATACCTGCATCACCTCGAACATATTATAGCCCATTGCCGCCAGGTGGCAACGCCTGTTGCTACACCATCAGATTATGGACTGGCGCCAGAAATCGGTTATCAGGAACTGGCTGCTTTCCTGCGCCGTGCAGAAAAGGCACAGGGTACTATTGTTGATATGTATAAGCTCAGTCCTTTACAAAAAGGGCTGTTGTTTCATCATCAATATGATGAGCATGACAAGGCTTACCTGGAGCAGATGTGCGTAGACTTTCCGGAAGGGTTGGAGGTGGACAGCTTTATCCATGCCTGGAATCACATCATCAAAGAACATACGATTCTGCGCAGCAGTTTTGTAGGTGATGTATTTGAAATTCCGGTACAATGTGTTTACAGTGAAGCGACCATCCCCTGCACAGTCATCAGCCTGTTACACCTGGATGCCGCAGCGCAGCAGCAGGAGCTCGCCCGAATACAACAGGAAGACCTGGCCCGGGGCATGGACTTCACCCGGGCGCCGCTGATGCGTATAACCTTGATACAGCTGTCGGCACAGGCCTATAAAATGATCTGGACACATCATCATATTATCCTGGATGGCTGGTCCAACCCGGTATTGTTATCCGGATTTATGCGGGCTTATGCCGCCTTTGCCGCAGGCAACACGCCGTTGCTGCAACCCGAAGACAGATATAGTGATTACATCCGGTATATCGGCAAATCAGATCCGCAACGGGCACAGACCTTCTGGAAGGAGTATCTTTTTGGGCTGGCTGATAAAACGCAGTTGCCTTTTACCGGAGCTGATGCTACTGCCCGCAACCGGGGAGGTTCCCGTATTGCCTATCAGCAGTTGCTGCTGGACAGTACGCAGACCGGAAAGATCCGGCAGTTCTGTCAGGAGCTGCAGATTACGGTCAACACCTTTATTCAGGGCGTATGGTCGTTACTGTTAAGCCGGTATACCGGCAGTGCAGATACGGTATTTGGAGTGGTGGTGGCCGGCCGGCCGGCCGACCTGGAACAAGTGGAACAAAGGGTAGGACTGTATATCAATAACCTGCCGTTACGCAGTGTGATACAACAGGATCAAACGGTAGCTGCATGGCTCAAAGCTATTCAGCAAGGACATACCGCTGCGAGGGAACACCAGTATGTGGCCCTCAGCGATATACAGCGATGGGGTGGGTTCTCCGGGGATTTTTATGATACGGTGCTGATCTTTCAGAACTATCCCGCATATACCGAACAGGAAGGCCCACAGTTGTTGAAAGCAGGAAAAAAGCAACTCGACGAGCGCACCAACTACCTGCTGACATTGATGGTAAGCTCACACGATGAACTGAAATTTACTTTGGGCTATAATAGTGAACTGTTGGACGAAGGGTATGTGGAGCGGATAAAAGGGCACATTGGAGTTGTCATTGCCGGTTTACTTTCAGCACCGGAAGCTAATCCGGCAGCCATACAGGTGCTTACTCCGCAGGAGGAACACCAGTTGCTGCACGACTTCCGGGGGCCTGTGGCGACCTATGATATGGAGGTGACCCTTACGGGAATGTGGAGGGAGCAGGTACAAAAAGCACCGCAACAGACCGCCCTGATTTGTGAGGGGCGGGAGATCTCCTGCCGGGAGCTGGATGAGCGCTCAGACCAGCTGGCGCGTTACCTGCAGGAGCAATACGGTTGTGATCACACCAGGATGATAGGTATTAGCCTGCCTGGCGGGGAATGGCTGGTAACGGTTATCCTGGCAGTATTGAAAACCGGCGCAGGTTATGTGCCCATGGATACTGCCCTGCCGGAAGACCGTATCCGTTTTATGTTGTCAGATGCTGGTTGTCACCTGTTGGTGAACCAGGATTTTGTAGATGCCTTTGCTGCGCGGCAGCAGGACTTCCAGGCCGGCGCCCCGGTAATACCGACGGCTATCAGTGATACGCTGGCGGTCATCTATACTTCCGGGTCTACCAGTATACCCAAGGGGGTGATATTATCGCATCGGAACATGCTAAACCGCCTGTACTGGATGTGGGAGACCTATCCCTTTGGCCTGGGAGAAACAGCTTGTTTAAAGACCTCTATCAGCTTTGTGGACCACCTATGGGAGTTGCTGGGAGCCTTGTTGAAAGGTGTTCCCTTGCTGGTGGTGCCGAAGCAGGTGATGATCGATACAGACCTTTTTATTAGACAGCTGGCCACCTGGAAGGTGACACGGCTGGTACTGGTAACTTCTCTCCTGAAAGAAATACTGGCGCACAGTGAAGCACATACATTATCGGCCCTGCAATACTGGACCTGTAGCGGAGAAGTATTGCCCCTGAAAGTGGTGAAGGATTTCTACGCCACGTATCAGGAACGGATATTATTCAATATCTGGGGGTCTACTGAGTTAACGGCCGATGCTACCTGTTACAACCTCTCTGAGGCGCCGCCGGGAGAAGCCTATGCAGCTGCTCTCACCGGCACTATAATAGGCCGGCCGCTGACCAATTACAAATTGTATATCCTGTCAGAAACCTTGTCTTTACTACCGGTGGGAGTCATAGGGCAGATCTGTGTTGCCGGTGCAGGTGTTGCCGGCGGATATCTGAATCAGCCGGAGCTGACAGCAGATCGTTTTGTTCCCAATCCCTTTGAACCGGAAGGATGGCTGTATCTCAGCGGTGATATGGGCAGGTGGCTGCCGGATGGCTGTGTGGAGATAATTGGCAGAAAGGATTCGCAGGTGAAGATACAGGGTAACCGCGTGGAGCTGGCAGAAGTGGAAAATATACTACTGCAACAGCGGGACCTGTTATTGGAAGCAGCGGCGGATACGCGGGAATGGAAAGGGCAGCCGATCCTTGTTGCCTATGTGATACCTGTGGGTACGCTGCAGAAGGAGGCGTTGCGGGAACGTCTGGAGCAGGTATTGCCTGCATATATGATACCTGCCTGTTTTGTGGAGGTGAGCATGTTACCGCTGACCGTGAGCGGAAAAGTTAACCGCCGCGCCTTACCGGATGTAACGGAAGCAGATATCCTGAAGAAGGCATATGTACAGCCGCGCAATGTGCGGGAGCAGGCGCTGGCAACAGCCTGGCAAGGGGTACTGGGGCTTACGGAAGTGAGCATCACGGATAACTTTTATGCATTGGGAGGCAACTCCCTGCGTGCCATGCAGGTAGTGGCCCGCCTGAAACAGGAGGGCTGGCTGCTGGGGATTGTACAGCTGCTGAAAAATCCGCAGATCAATGATCTGGCGGCCTATTTGCAGCCCCTTGCGGCGGCTCCTGCAGTGCTGCAGGAGGATGATATGGCAGCTGCGCCGTTGTCAGCCAGCCAGGCCACCTATTGTAACGGTAACGGCTATGTGCATGCCTCCGGGACATTCAGTCTGCAGCTGCAACCCTATGACCGGCAACGGTGGACGGCAGCTTTACAGGCCCTGCTGGCAGATATGGCGGTATTGCGTATGCGCGTCCACGTTAGCGGAAAAATAATCCGGCAGCAGCCGGTGGCAGCAACGGATTTCATACCCGATATGACTTTCCTGGAAAAAAGCGCCTACAGTGAAGATGCGCTGAACGCTCTCCTGCAGGAGGCCAGGGCTACACCTTTTGACCTGGAAAATGCCCGGGGAATGAGAATATACGTGTGTGAAGCAGGCGATACGGCCATGGTATATATCATGATACATCATGTGCTTACTGATGATATCTCCAACAAATTACTCTGCCGTCAACTGGAAGCGCTTTATTATCAGTCGGAGACAGCTCCTCTGAACGGGCTTGGCAATCAGGTATTTACCCATGCCCTGCAACAGTGGCTGGCCTCCCGGGAGGGACTGGAACAGCAGCAGCGCTGGATGGACATACTGGCCACCGCCACGGCACAGGCGCCGGTATTCCGGATGCCGGTAACAGCCGACGCACAGGTAGCCACACATCACCTGCGGATACCGGCAGCCACCTATACACAAATTAGCCGGTATTGTGCACGTGCAGGCGTCACCGTTAGTAGCTGGATGCTGGCCGTAACGGGTTGTTTTCAGTACCTGGTTTATCCACAAATGAGCAGCTGGCTGATGAATATTATTACAGACGGGAGGGAAGTGCCAATGGCCGGATTTGATGCCGGCCCTGCAGTCGGACAGTTCTCCAATATTATTCCTGTCTGCCTGTCGCTGGAAAAAAATATGACTTTCAGCAGTTTCCTCCAACATACGCATCAGGCGCACCTGACAACGAGAGCGCTGCAGCAGGTGCCGGGCGCCTTACTACATGATAGTTTCCGGCAACAGCAGGGGACTGCACTGCAGCAGTACCTGGCGGGACTCTTTAACTACCGGGAACGCACAGACCGCCTGTTACCTGCAACACCGCCACCCGCAGATAACAGTGCACGTCGGGAGGACTATCCGCTGCAGCTGAAATGTGATGTGTACCAGGATGGCCTGTTGCTGAATATCCGGACGGCCGGTGACCTGTTCCCGGATATTACCCTGTTGCAACAGCTGATTACAAGGCTCTCGGCGCCGGACTTTACTGACGTTCCTGTCAGTGAACTCCTTGCAACAATTTCAATGGCATCTATTTTTTAA